The genomic region AGTTAATAACATCTGCACTAGGAGGAACTATTATTCCTTCACCTGAAGATCCTCCCCAATAAACTAACTTATCTATATACTGCCAATAAGAAAATGTATTAGAATCAAATTTATTTAAACCTTGAGGAGAATTGCCACTTGTGCTTTCATTCATCATAGATAAAACAACTATATTAAAATCTTTATTTTGAGTTTTGTTAATTAATGGAAGGTTTTCTTTAGAAACTCTTTCAGCTAGAGGAATAGTAGCTTTATTGTACTTAATATCCTCATCTTTAGTTGGATCCCATTTTAGGAGTTCTTCGGGAAACCAAAAAGGAGTTATTGGCATGTTTGAGATCTTTATATTTTCTGCTTCTTCTGCTTCTCCAGTTACGCTGTAATTTATAGTTGAAATATTATTTGATGATGTTGTTACAGTTCTTTCACTGCAAGACATAATACCAATAGCTAAAAACATGGACATGGCAATAATTCTTTTTAATTTTAGCTTATTCATAATTTACCTCCGAAAAAATAATAGTGATTATTTATTTATTTTTAGATTCTATCATAGCAAGTGCAATAGCCCCTAAAACTCCAATCTTTGAACCTAAACTAGACTTTGATATTTTACAATTTCTAAGTATTGGTCCTAAACATCTTTTTTTCATTTCTTTATGAATAATTTCAAACATTAAATCTCCACTATCAGTAATACCTCCTCCTATTATTATTAAGTCTGGATCTAATATGTTAGCATAATTTGATATTGCAACCCCTAAATAGCTCATAGCTGTTTCAACTATTTCCATTGATACTTTATCACCTTTATTAGCTTCTAAAAATAATTCTTTTGCCGTTATATTATTATAATTTTTTAATGAAGTTTCAACTCTGCTTGATATCGCATCTTTTGCTGCCTTCATCATAGCAGTACCAGATGACATTGCCTCAACACATCCAATATTACCACAACCACATCTTCTTCCATAAACAGATACTGTTGTATGTCCTACTTCTAAAGCATTTGATGTGCTTCCCCTATATATTTTACCATTTAATATAGCACCTCCACCAACTCCTGTGCTAACTGTAACATAAACCATATTATTTGTTCCTTTTCCAACACCAAACATATATTCAGCCAAAGTTGCAACATTCGCATCATTATCTAAATAAATTTTTATATTAAATTCATTAAATAACTCATCAACTATGGGAAAGTTAACGAATGGTAAATTAGCAGGTTCAGCAATTAATCCATTTTTAATATCTAATGGACCTGGAGATCCTAATCCTATTGCTTTTATTTTAGATTTATCTATATCTTTTATAACATATTTAATACTATCTTTTATTTTTTGTACTATTTGTTCTGCTCCCTTTTCTGCTTCTGTTTTAAGAATTATCTCATTAATGAATTTTCCATTTCCATAACACAAAGCAGTATAGATTTTTGTCCCACCTAAATCTACACCTACATATAAATTATCCATTTTTAATCCCCCTAAAATATAGTTTTTTGCTCATTTTCATCAAATAAATGAATTTTATCAATATCTATTACGAATCTAATTTTTCCGATAGTACTTATATTATCTGATGTAGGTGTTTTAATAACCATATTTCTACTTCCAGCTTTTGCATAGATATATGTTTCTGCTCCAAGATTTTCTGTAATATCTATATCGAGTTTAAAAATTGTATTTGATTCATTTTTAAGATCTTCTTCTTTACAACTAATATTTTCAGGTCTAATTCCAACAATAAGCTTAGTATTCAAATTATTCGTATCATTTAAAATTTTAGCTTTATCTTTAGGTAATATAATTTCTTTATCTAAAACTTTAAGAATAATACTATTATCTTTTTTATAAGTTTCCCCATATAAAATATTCATTTGTGGGCTTCCTATAAAGCTTGCAACAAATAAATTCTTAGGATGATCATATATACGTTTTGGTGTGTCTACTTGTTGTATAACACCATCATTCATTACAACTATTCTAGTACCTAAAGTCATAGCTTCCGTTTGATCATGAGTAACATATATAAAAGTTGTTGCTAATTGATTATACAATTTTGCAATTTCTGTTCTCATTTGTACCCTTAATTTTGCATCTAAATTAGATAAAGGTTCATCCATCAAAAAAACTTTAGGATGTCTAACTATTGCACGTCCCATAGCAACCCTTTGTCTTTGCCCTCCAGATAATGCTTTTGGTTTCCTATCAAGCAAATGTTCTATATCTAAAATTTTAGCAGCTTCGCGAACTTTTTTGTCAATTTCATCTTTTGGTACTTTTCTTAATTTAAGTGCAAAAGCCATATTTCCATAA from Candidatus Arthromitus sp. SFB-mouse-Japan harbors:
- a CDS encoding ROK family protein translates to MDNLYVGVDLGGTKIYTALCYGNGKFINEIILKTEAEKGAEQIVQKIKDSIKYVIKDIDKSKIKAIGLGSPGPLDIKNGLIAEPANLPFVNFPIVDELFNEFNIKIYLDNDANVATLAEYMFGVGKGTNNMVYVTVSTGVGGGAILNGKIYRGSTSNALEVGHTTVSVYGRRCGCGNIGCVEAMSSGTAMMKAAKDAISSRVETSLKNYNNITAKELFLEANKGDKVSMEIVETAMSYLGVAISNYANILDPDLIIIGGGITDSGDLMFEIIHKEMKKRCLGPILRNCKISKSSLGSKIGVLGAIALAMIESKNK
- a CDS encoding ABC transporter ATP-binding protein, translated to MAGLLLKNIDKIYENGYKAVNNFNLEIKDKEFIVFVGPSGCGKSTTLRMIAGLEEISGGELYIDGVMVNDIAPKDRDIAMVFQNYALYPHMTVYGNMAFALKLRKVPKDEIDKKVREAAKILDIEHLLDRKPKALSGGQRQRVAMGRAIVRHPKVFLMDEPLSNLDAKLRVQMRTEIAKLYNQLATTFIYVTHDQTEAMTLGTRIVVMNDGVIQQVDTPKRIYDHPKNLFVASFIGSPQMNILYGETYKKDNSIILKVLDKEIILPKDKAKILNDTNNLNTKLIVGIRPENISCKEEDLKNESNTIFKLDIDITENLGAETYIYAKAGSRNMVIKTPTSDNISTIGKIRFVIDIDKIHLFDENEQKTIF